The Panicum hallii strain FIL2 chromosome 5, PHallii_v3.1, whole genome shotgun sequence genome contains the following window.
GAAGTTGCATTGGTCCGGCGACCTCTGGTCGGGGCGGTCGGGGATGCAGTTCCGTCGGTCGTCGATGTTCTTGACGTGCAGGCACACGGGCGGCTCGCCGGTGATGAAGTTGTATGAGTAGGTGAAGTTCTGGAGGCGTGGCAGGTGGCAGATGCCCTCCGGCACGTCGCCGACGAGGCGGTTGTGGCCGAGGTCGAGCTGCTCGATGCTCACGAGGCGCGCGAGCTCGTCGGGGATGGCGCCCATGAGCTTGTTGAAGCTGAGGTCGAGCACGGTGAGCCCCGTGAGCGTGCCGAGCTCTGGCGGCACGCATGACTTGAGCCCGGTGTTCATGAGGATGATCTCGTTGAGCGTGCCGGACATGTTGGCGATGGACGCCGGCAGGCACCCGCCGAAGTCGTTGTTGGCGAGCACGAGCACGGACGCCGGCGAGTTGCCGACGTTGTCGGGGATCTGGAAGTGGAAGCGGttggagttgatgaagatggcGTCGAGCGGTCGGTCGAAGAGCTCGCGCGGCACGGGCCCCTCGAAGTCGTTGAAGCGGAGGTCGAGGTACCTGAGGGCGGGCATCCGGAGCACGACGTCGGGGAAGGGCCCGACGAGGCGGTTGTTGCTGAGGTCGAGCTCGTGGAGCGCGCGGAGCTTTTCGAGCGACCGCGGGACGAGGCCGCAGAAGCGGTTGGAGTTGAGGTGGAGCACGGCGAGATCGGCCAGCAGGCCGAGCGCCTCGGGGAGGTGGCCCGCGAGGTCGGCGTGGTTGAGGTCGACTGAGGCGACGACGGTGAGGTGGGGGTCCGCCGGGGACGGCGCGCAGAAGACGCCGGCGTAGGCGCAGACGTCGGGCCCGTGCCAGGACCCCGTCACGTTGTAGGGGTCCGAGAGGATGGCGCGCCTCCACGCCTGCAGCGCCACGTACGCGTCGCGGAGGCGCGGGTTCGGGAAGGAGTAGGACGGGTCGACGGGCACGTCGCCgccatcgtcgccgccgtggTACTGGAGGAGCTGGCGGCGCCGGATGCGGGCGGCGTCGGACGCGCTGAGGCCGCGGCTGACGAACGCCGCCGAGGCGGAGGCGAGGAGGTGCGGCGcgagcaggaggaagaggagagcgAGGGGGAGGGTCctgggcggcggtggcgtcgTCATTGCGGCGCGCACATCGGCGCGGGAGCTCGTCGGGAGGGGTGGTGCTGGGGCGCTGCTGGTTGCTGGGCGCCTGGGCGGGGTGGATTGGGAACTGGGAAGCTCGCAGCTGCGAGGGGGGGATGATATCGCGACGCCGGGGCAGGCGCGCGGGAATAGAATATTGCGGGGGAGCGGCCGGACGGCTGGGATCGAGGGGTGGGTGGTTGCGTGTCCGCGTGATCGGCGGCCAGCGTTTGAAAGGGCCGGGAGGAGTTGGCCTCCATGACTAGCTGCTACCGCTAGCACCGGGATTGGAGGGAATGGACTGactggcttgatcattgagttGAGTTGGATGGTGTGAGCGAACGCTGATTGGGCGAGAGTGCCTTGCACCGTTTGGGCTCTGAACCAAGGTCTGCAGGCAGGGCAAATCTTTGGCTGTCAGCCAGTGACAGTGTTTACTCTGAAGTTAGACAGACGCTTTGCACAGGCATTCATTCGATCTGCAGCTAAATGGTACATGCAGGTTGGCTGCATTATCTGCAATGCCGTCTTCCTTCAACTATTTTGCAAGTTTCTCATCGGGGCATGATGCACAACTGGACCTGATTTTCTTTTCACCCTTTCCAATCCTTGGTCAACGGTTTCGAGTGCACTCAACAGAAGGCAAAAGGCAAAGCCAATTTGATCCTACCCAAGACGTTGCGGGAGGTGCCGATCGATGTGCATCGCATTGGGAAGCAGGCGGATCCTTGGAACGGAAAGGATTGGTTCGTGGCTTGTCATCCTCTCGGCAAGCCACCGAACGCCGCGAGTAGCGAGGGCCCCGTCGCGGCAACGTGCAGGCATCTATCAGGTGAGTCGCCGCCTGTCCGGTTGGTCTCCTCCTGCCCCTGGCCAGTGGCTACGCGCTTCGTCGTAGTGGGAATCCACCCATCCGGCGCGTTGCTGAGCCTGCCCCCGCCGTGAAACACGGGAGAGCCGGAGGCGCTTGCATACACACACAGCCAGCCTGTCTTGTGCTCTTGAGCTTAGTACTGACACTGGAGCAGAATAATGCAGCTGTGATCACCGAGTTGACGAACGCGTACCTTAACGGCTCCCATGCGTTCCGTGGCTGTCTCCGCGTCACGCACGGATTTACGGGTCGCTGCTGGTGGCCGCGCTAGACGCTATTCCTAAACGGCGGCGGCTCCCAAAAGAAAAGGTGCCGATAGATGAGGACCGGAGGTAGCAGACGGCGGCTGATGCCGTAGTACCAGTACCCGGTGCATGAATCCAGATGATAACGCGTGTCTGCTGTTGCCGGTGACGATGATTGATTAGGGAATACCAACAAGGATTACGATGAGCTGGTTCGCCGGGCTGCATGTGAGTGGGGCCGCCGCCTCTGAGGCCTGATCACCACCATGCGAGGCTTGTGGTGGCCCATGGCCGTGTCGCCGCCAGCGACCGCTCCTGGCTGGAGCGAGCAAACATTCCCCCGCGTCTCCTCGCTGGCGATTCGTCTCGTCTCAGGTGTTCCAGTCGAAGTTTCCAACCCCCAACACTTCAGCCTTCAGGCGAGGCAACCGCATGTCCATCACTGGCAGCGCCACACTCCTGTTCGGAGCGGTTGGTTCCCCTGGCGGCACGCGACTTCAGACTGGTGCTCATCGCAGCCAGCCACAGGTGGCGGCGAGCCATGTGCGGGAAGGCGACGATCCCGCTGCGTTTTTCTCTCACCATTCCAACGCTCCAAACCCGGCCGGCTCCCCCTCCAATGCAAAACGGTGACGACCTCACGACCGTCTTGTGCTTGATGTGAATGTGATGCCGCGCGCGCTAGCTGCTAGGCTCATCATGAATCAGCAGGGCAGGCCGAGCTGTGTGTGTTTGCAGATAATCACCTGCTCCTGACGTCAGATTTATTTGGAAACGCCGGAcgagaaaaaaagaagaagaaatagaAGCAGATACTGTGCGTACAGGTGACTGAGTGGGAGACAAACGTATGTACTAGGAAATCACCTGCTCCTCAGACGGGCACCAGCCAGAGGCTGGTGTACTCTTCCGCAGCTTTGTCCTTTAAAAAGTTTTCGTCTTGCTCTgaaactttttttttccttttgcagTGGCGGTTTCTCTTTCTCCAGCCAGCTCGCAACAGTATGATCTTGCctttttggtgcaaggaaagatagaaaaggaaagaaagaaaatatATTGTTTTTGAAAGACAAGAAAGAACGAAAATAGGTTCCAGCGTGCTAAATGAGCCATCCAGCTGCAATGGCTCCCATGTGATGGTGCAGCACTGGCAGATGTTGCTTTCTCAGGTTCAGCTGCTAATGCAACGTTTCCTTTTGTTTCTATGCGAAGCTGATATCAGTATACCACTTTTCAGTGGAGATGCAAAAAAACTCCAAGAGTACTACTAGTCACAGCGCCCCACCAGTTTCGCTGCAGGGTTGTTCAAGTAGCAGGCTGGCGAGGATGGCTGGCGTGCATCCAACCCAACTGAGGCTGAAAGGTAAGGCAGGGTCAGGAGCCTTTCAGCCCTCAGGTGACCCTCCCATAAAACAAATGGTATGTAGCAATGGCAGGATACTAGCAGTTGCTGGCTCCAACCAATCCAAATAATCTATTATTATATTAATAAGAGAGTGTTAAAAGAAGCCACCATGTTCGCCGAAAGAATCTAGAAATTCTCATATCAATCTAAAAAAAGATTTGCACTGTTGGATTTTAATCCAACGATCTAAGCTAACCGGAAGAGTCCATGTGGAATAAGATTTATAAATATGTAAAAAATCAGAATTTATAAATAGATAAGAAAATCCATGGAAGATGCATATGCTATTCAAGTCAAGACATCTTGAGTTAGCAATTGGGTGTCATATTAAGAAAAAAAACAATTTGATATCTGGGGACAAGGGCCAAACAACGAAAGGAAACATAACGTCACCTCCATGCATATACAATTTGATGCAATCAACCGTGTTTGCCTCTCCTGCAATGCATGCAGCGCAACACATGGACAACACGCAATAGTTCAACGGGTAATGTGAGCCTGGTGTGTTCATACTGCCACTGATGATACCGATTTCGTGTGTACGTGGGCTTGAGCTACAGTGAGACTTTGATTCCCGTGGTAATTGGTAAAGAACTCAATTTTTGATCCGGCGACCTAGACGCTACACTTTGCGGTGAGAGAGAATTGAAAACAGAACTGATAAAGAGAAGAAGGTGAGGAAATCTTGCTTGCACAAAGCCTAAAAGGCAGTATGAGGTTGGTATATAGGGTAGGGGTGGTAAAGGGTCTAAAACTTTAGCAAAGAAATTTTAAGAGTCGGACTATGGTACGCTGATATACTTTTAAGCGAAAAATGATTAAAGGATTGAGTTTATTCTGAATGGGTATTAGAGCTATGGTCCATTACCAACCCCATGTATGATAGACATAAAGAGCCTATACAAAATATAAATAATAAATAACTAAATATGGAATAGAAAGAATTTTTTTTCATTTCTATAGATATTGGATGCAAATACCTTAAATAAAGAACCCATTTAGAGTATATTTAGTTAGTAGCTAAACTAGCATAGTacccgtgcgttgctacggaTAATATAAATTTTACGAGGATCTACATGAGGCTACCAACTTTGTACTTTTTCACTCCATGTACAGGCCATGCCGTGAGCTTGTGGCCGTGTGAAGCATTGATTATCCGGGTTTCGATTAGGATTCCGATTGATTTATTCAGATTCCGATTAGGATTCTGATTGATTTGTCCGGATTTCAATTAAAATTTCAATTGACGGAACAAAGGATCATTGCTTACTTTAGAAATAGTAGAgattcaaaataaaaataataaaaatattttgatACATGTATAGATTCAATTAACGAGAAAAGTTAATGATAGAAAAAAGATAAATAATCAAATCCATTTATACTAATCGATACCAACAATATAGTAATAGATGTACTACAAGTGATGAAATTTAACCAAATAGTAATATTTAATCCTTTGTCCATTTGGAATTATGatgggagaaaagaaaaagaatcatCTCTACCAAAAACCAAACAGAGTGTGGTATATCATCTCGCTGCCATGCATCATCTCATCATATATGTCTGTTTCCATATGATGTCTCAACTCGCGAGCCACCTCATACTGAGACATCGAACCTAAGATGCATTGCTATTGGCGCCATCAAATGGAGAAGAGCGCTTATCTAATTGCCTACAAAGGAGAATGGCTCCAAATCAGGCTGCCCTAAAAAGAATAATACTTGAAAATTAAGAAGCCACCACATCCATTCTCGAGAGCTAGAAATTCAGATGTTAATTAATGTGAAAAAAGAAAGATCtacaattttttatttttatgggCTCAAATTATAATGGTGACTTAATTAATTCACATCACACTAGAGTACCCATTTTGTATAAACAAAAGTTTAAACTAAAAAGAAGTAAAGAAAACTGATCAATGTTGTTACGTAGAGTTGCAGTAGGTTTAACCTAGGTTTAGCCCTAGGTGCCCTAATGGGCTAAACATGGGGTTTAGCCTTGATTAGGACTAATAGGCTCTAGCCACCAATTAGTTATTATATGTGCAATTATCTTAGCAATTAGTTTATGTTTAGTCCTCCATTTTGTCATCCAAACAAGACAGCCAAACACCCCTTCATACTTATAATTAAGTGTTAAATGAAGTCAATATACTTGCATATGGGGTCATAAATTACCACATTAATAGGTTAAAAAACATGAATATCTCCACCATTGATCTTAGTGAGTCCATCTGATAATGGATCGATTTTCTCTAATACAAGAGTAAATTAAAAACATCTCAGGATGATACTCCTATAACTATTTCCTTAAGTGCACAGTATGTAAGTGCAATGTGAATTGGTATTTGTAGAATCATCAAGGTGCAAGGAGGCCCGTCGCGTCCTAGATTTCTATCCTAGCGCCAATCTAAAGAAAGATCAGCGGAGCAAATGTGAGAAATGGAATATACTATGTGAAGCACTTGGCGGAAGGTAGAGAGGCTTCATAGCTATGGGAAGAAGCACGAGGCAATGGTGCACATCAGCGAAATACACATGAGAGAGAAACAAAGAAAGAAACCAAAAGTTTTCAAAGTTGAGGAGATGGCAGACAACAAGCTTGATAGCGGTGCACCCAAAAGGCATAACTCCTATTCTTTTCTAAATAACTTAAGAAAAGGCTTTTTGTAAAATCATATAAACAGTAAATGAAATAAGTTAAACTAATAATCCAAGGTGAGTCCAAGAAGACAACATAATTAAGTGATATTAGCATCTTGATCTTCATATGTCTTCAGAATTAAAATAATCAAATAATTGTGTATGTCAAATACATAAAAATAAATACcaaagtttttttaaaaaaaatataagcaaatcaatatattttcatatttttatggGACTATTTTCATAGGTATTGGGAAGAAAAAGACTTAAACAAATGATTTTTGTAAAATCTAATTCATAATAACTAAATGTTTAGACTAAAAATGGGAAAAAAGAACAGGCTATATCAAAAATAATATTAGAAAAAGGGACACTAGCGACCAACGGAGGACTGAAGTATAACATAATCTCTATTTTTAGTATCTTGCTTTTAATTTCACAATTATTCCAAACTGAGGTA
Protein-coding sequences here:
- the LOC112891943 gene encoding leucine-rich repeat extensin-like protein 4, translating into MTTPPPPRTLPLALLFLLLAPHLLASASAAFVSRGLSASDAARIRRRQLLQYHGGDDGGDVPVDPSYSFPNPRLRDAYVALQAWRRAILSDPYNVTGSWHGPDVCAYAGVFCAPSPADPHLTVVASVDLNHADLAGHLPEALGLLADLAVLHLNSNRFCGLVPRSLEKLRALHELDLSNNRLVGPFPDVVLRMPALRYLDLRFNDFEGPVPRELFDRPLDAIFINSNRFHFQIPDNVGNSPASVLVLANNDFGGCLPASIANMSGTLNEIILMNTGLKSCVPPELGTLTGLTVLDLSFNKLMGAIPDELARLVSIEQLDLGHNRLVGDVPEGICHLPRLQNFTYSYNFITGEPPVCLHVKNIDDRRNCIPDRPDQRSPDQCNFFKNHHVNCDAFKCKKFVLPSPPPPPPSPPPPSPSPPPPSPPPPSPPPPPPPSPPPPSPPPPSPSPPPPSPPPPSPPPPSPSPPPPSPPPPSPPPPSPSPPPPSPPPPSPVYYSSPPPPYYEVSPEDRYLSPPPPAYTEVPPPPYYEVSPEDRYLSPPPPPHHESPPPPPPVHLEPPPPPYYEVSPEDRYLSPPPPPASVPKYDYSSPPPPSSPPYSEVSPEERYPSPPPPRALPKLPVWDYSSPPPPAAGWTP